A genomic region of Gemmatimonadota bacterium contains the following coding sequences:
- a CDS encoding DNA alkylation repair protein, with the protein MTSKEIHGVLEALGDPAIAAHSQRFFKTGPGEYGEGDRFLGIRIPVIRAQVRRYRDLSMRETLRLLASPYHEARMFSLLLLVMKFDKCKERERRAVYEAYLGHTAFINNWDLVDCSAHPILGGYLDARDRTPLYLLADSESIWERRMAIMACLHFIRQHDFADALKLSERLLNDGEDLIQKAVGWMLREIGKRDLPVEQTFLKTRYRQMPRTMLRYAIERFPEEERGRYLRGEV; encoded by the coding sequence GTGACTTCGAAAGAGATACACGGCGTCCTCGAGGCACTGGGCGATCCCGCTATCGCCGCACATTCGCAGCGATTCTTCAAGACCGGTCCGGGAGAATACGGCGAAGGAGACCGTTTCCTCGGAATCCGGATTCCCGTGATACGCGCGCAGGTGCGCAGATACCGCGATCTCTCCATGCGCGAGACCCTGCGCCTGCTCGCGTCTCCCTATCATGAAGCACGCATGTTTTCGCTTCTGTTGCTGGTCATGAAATTCGACAAATGCAAAGAGCGGGAGAGAAGGGCGGTCTACGAAGCGTATCTCGGCCATACGGCCTTCATCAACAACTGGGACCTCGTCGACTGCTCCGCCCATCCCATTCTGGGCGGCTATCTGGACGCGCGGGACAGAACACCGCTCTACCTACTGGCGGACTCGGAGTCGATATGGGAACGCAGAATGGCCATCATGGCCTGTCTGCATTTCATCAGGCAGCACGACTTTGCCGACGCGCTGAAACTGTCCGAGCGCCTGCTGAACGACGGGGAAGATCTGATCCAGAAAGCCGTGGGCTGGATGCTCAGAGAGATCGGAAAGCGGGACCTGCCCGTTGAACAGACGTTTCTGAAGACCCGTTACCGGCAGATGCCCCGCACGATGCTGCGCTACGCGATAGAGCGATTCCCGGAGGAGGAAAGAGGCAGATACCTGCGGGGCGAGGTATAG